In Lates calcarifer isolate ASB-BC8 linkage group LG23, TLL_Latcal_v3, whole genome shotgun sequence, a single genomic region encodes these proteins:
- the aatkb gene encoding serine/threonine-protein kinase LMTK1 isoform X4: protein MHFLEEAQPYRTLQHPALLQCLAQCTEVTPYLLVMEFCPLGDVKGYLRGCRTAETMTPEPLILQRMACDIASGLLHLHKHNFTHSDLALRNCLLTADVSVKIGDYGLSHTKYKDDYYVTSDQMFVPLRWIAPELVDEVHGNLLVADQTQQSNIWSLGVTIWELFELGNQPYRHYSDRQVLTYAVREQQLRLPKPLLKVPLAERWYEVMQFCWLQPDQRPNAEEVHLLLSYLCAKGASEAEEDFERRWNSLRPNTGFSGHRGASAMSRDHPSSTSSSFPLLEQFSTGDGYHSESGDDILTVTETSHGLNFEYKWEQARADQSYRAPDSSSTLGQVNHHCQEAFYPPGGIVGGCPMESLSHGVSPSYYQPKHLHAPGILPVLSAHSPSVSSEYYIRIEEPVDCNIDPDYTMCSYSPDYQGSSGSFLTGSADSGECMACPSQAKNMGPYWSADIHKSDVYDSNDSSPAISLTMEPLLGQVSDSSPLRPWESSHYVSYKDRDGGYYYEHSPPLGIDHYLIGGEHSEHHQESWGSRSLRQALGELENPLGISPSVGSPPQQAYRDAYLDTSQTSIIGKNVTGGYYDMMGSLRKTMPSHTRHNSHSVTINMETEGALFIGHRDSDSEEEEEEDIFVERHTCNTWPSKHRHSSVGHHRRASHSCRQDAYVDFHYTMPSTDIEDSWPEDHSLAFHSLPKPIDYLEPHQAKDNSACLSLSKHHAMVPSDNCNPYIYLCHEGETQVPASGECCHSHFVDPLTGMLVRNNSYSHSYSHSSYIRDKMIDLPSNEEMINLSPAPGGPIVAKPTPIKTEDRGEQYVDLATDNTPLKKMKEDVIKENPIMQKPPEPKIEEVTLTMTKTTPPPADNMHVMVALTDPQSDLSQTGDSGVDRGSVCLADILDCSDDDEDDDITDDITDVTSGIFADESSEINASPAFKSLQKQVGTPDSMDSMDLPSTTGSCEGFSPASSHPSSSPKAMDSGYDTENNESPEFVPKEPHEPREQPLGKPTLDTSLEEDEVLEERGVEAKVVPTEGEPSLGEDLASGASQTGDHIFLPLSDKTPYRDSAYFSDYENERQSRDEGEELSERGGDEQNAEKEQQIGEKKGEKRKNEEEEELKDTSANKDIKLEMNHIMTGGIESSSPPDMEAYLTEECDQDEDVGPPLETSDTASITEGVLDEWPSQEESSSLGDWAAEVVGAMEEALGALNGDCTPNSKVEEEEEEEEEAEVMKDSNQASETKEEPAIKAIQNRTSGTSSEILHTLPKDEVALQHTANTRRFSSSSSPPPSTPSPPPPSTEGRGSPADGEEADEEDGDTDDSDESDEELRTYSVQEQSGGEESEDECHPVPIVVSDDSEAHKLRSLLKMPTLLTTENLEEELERKRKTVSFFDDVTVYLFDQESPTKELAEHGFPLGTEGQSSRNKPHERVNASDDSSDGNISEESAGYEWEDDFSLLPLPTSSAASDSPPTRSITPKAPDAKPAVQYSRFTVSPSNVSRFSITHISDSDMDSAGGSSEDGEKE, encoded by the exons TGGATTGCTCCAGAGCTCGTTGATGAGGTGCATGGAAACCTGCTGGTGGCTGACCAGACCCAACAGAGCAACATCTG GTCCCTGGGTGTGACTATCTGGGAACTGTTTGAGCTGGGCAACCAGCCCTACAGACACTACTCTGATAGACAAGTACTCACCTACGCTGTGAGGGAGCAGCAGCTGCGACTGCCCAAACCGCTGCTCAAAGTGCCCCTGGCTGAGCGCTG GTATGAGGTGATGCAGTTCTGCTGGCTCCAGCCCGATCAGAGACCCAATGCAGAGGAAGTCCACTTGCTGCTCAGCTACCTGTGTGCCAAGGGGGCCAGCGAGGCTGAGGAAGACTTTGAGAGGCGCTGGAACTCGCTGCGTCCCAACACTGGTTTCAGCGGTCACCGTGGTGCCTCTGCAATGTCGAGAGACCACCCCTCATCAACCTCCTCCTCGTTCCCTCTCCTTGAGCAGTTTTCAACAGGTGATGGCTACCACTCAGAGTCCGGGGATGACATACTTACAGTCACTGAAACCAGCCATGGCCTGAACTTTGAGTACAAGTGGGAGCAAGCCAGGGCAGACCAGTCTTATAGAGCCCCGGACTCCTCCAGTACCTTGGGTCAGGTCAACCATCATTGTCAGGAAGCATTTTACCCACCAGGGGGTATTGTTGGAGGCTGCCCTATGGAGAGCCTCAGCCATGGAGTTTCTCCCTCTTACTACCAACCAAAACATCTACATGCTCCTGGCATACTTCCTGTCCTCAGTGCCCATAGCCCCTCAGTAAGCAGTGAATACTACATCCGCATAGAAGAGCCAGTGGATTGTAACATTGATCCTGACTATACCATGTGCTCCTACAGCCCAGACTATCAGGGCAGCAGTGGGAGCTTCCTTACTGGGAGTGCAGACTCAGGTGAATGCATGGCCTGCCCATCACAGGCTAAGAACATGGGTCCCTACTGGTCAGCAGACATCCATAAGTCAGATGTGTATGACTCAAATGACTCAAGTCCTGCTATCTCCCTGACAATGGAGCCCCTTTTAGGGCAAGTGTCGGACAGCAGCCCTCTACGACCCTGGGAGTCTAGTCACTACGTGTCTTATAAAGACAGAGATGGGGGTTACTACTATGAGCACTCACCGCCTTTGGGCATAGATCACTACCTGATTGGAGGTGAGCACTCTGAGCACCACCAGGAGAGCTGGGGGTCGAGGAGCTTGCGTCAAGCCTTGGGTGAGTTGGAGAACCCACTTGGCATATCCCCCTCTGTAGGCAGTCCACCTCAACAGGCCTACAGAGATGCATACCTGGACACAAGTCAGACCTCTATCATAGGAAAGAACGTGACTGGCGGCTACTACGACATGATGGGCTCCCTTAGGAAGACTATGCCTAGCCACACCAGGCACAACAGCCACTCTGTCACTATCAACATGGAGACAGAGGGGGCACTCTTCATTGGGCACAGAGACAGTGAttctgaggaggaagaagaagaggacatATTTGTTGAGAGACACACCTGCAACACCTGGCCTTCGAAACACCGCCACAGCAGTGTGGGTCACCACAGACGGGCAAGCCACAGCTGCAGGCAGGACGCTTATGTAGATTTCCACTACACGATGCCAAGTACGGACATTGAAGACTCCTGGCCGGAGGACCACAGCCTGGCCTTCCACTCTCTACCCAAACCCATTGACTATCTTGAGCCCCACCAGGCCAAAGACAATAGTGCCTGCCTTAGTCTGAGTAAACATCATGCAATGGTGCCTTCAGACAACTGCAACCCCTACATCTACCTGTGCCATGAGGGCGAGACTCAAGTGCCAGCATCTGGAGAGTGCTGCCACTCACACTTTGTTGACCCCCTCACTGGCATGCTAGTCAGAAACAACAGCTATAGTCACAGCTACAGTCATAGCAGTTACATCAGAGATAAGATGATTGACCTCCCGAGCAATGAGGAGATGATCAATCTGTCACCAGCTCCAGGAGGTCCCATTGTGGCCAAACCTACCCCGATAAAGACTGAGGACCGAGGAGAGCAGTATGTTGACCTTGCAACTGACAATACCCCACTCAAGAAGATGAAAGAGGATGTAATCAAGGAAAATCCAATCATGCAAAAACCGCCAGAGCCTAAAATAGAAGAGGTGACCCTGACAATGACTAAAACCACTCCGCCGCCTGCAGACAACATGCATGTGATGGTGGCCCTCACGGATCCGCAGTCAGACCTGAGTCAAACTGGAGACAGCGGTGTTGACCGAGGCAGCGTTTGCCTCGCTGACATCCTCGACTGCAGCGATGATGACGAGGATGATGACATCACAGACGACATCACCGATGTTACCTCGGGCATCTTCGCTGACGAGTCCAGTGAGATCAACGCTTCTCCTGCCTTCAAGTCACTACAGAAGCAGGTGGGAACTCCCGACTCCATGGATTCCATGGATCTGCCATCTACAACTGGGTCTTGTGAAGGCTTCAGCCCTGCATCCTCCCACCCTTCCAGCTCACCTAAAGCTATGGACAGTGGCTATGACACAGAAAATAACGAAAGCCCTGAATTTGTACCTAAAGAGCCTCACGAACCCCGTGAACAACCTCTGGGAAAGCCTACCCTTGACACGAGcctggaggaggatgaggtgcTGGAGGAGCGTGGAGTCGAGGCTAAAGTGGTGCCCACAGAGGGTGAACCATCGCTAGGTGAAGATTTGGCCTCAGGAGCCTCACAGACAGGCGATCACATCTTTTTACCGCTAAGCGATAAGACCCCATACAGAGACTCTGCTTACTTTTCAGACTATGAGAACGAAAGGCAGTCTAGGGATGAAGGAGAAGAACTAtcggagagaggaggagatgaacaAAATGCTGAAAAGGAGCAGCAAATTGGAGAAAAGAAgggtgagaaaagaaagaatgaagaggaggaagaactTAAGGACACCTCagcaaacaaagacataaaacttGAAATGAATCACATAATGACAGGAGGAATAGAATCTTCTTCTCCACCAGATATGGAGGCTTACTTGACGGAGGAGTGTGACCAGGATGAGGACGTGGGGCCACCTCTGGAGACCTCTGACACTGCTTCAATAACAGAGGGAGTACTGGATGAATGGCCATCCCAGGAAGAGAGCTCATCTTTAGGAGACTGGGCAGCAGAGGTCGTGGGGGCCATGGAAGAAGCCCTTGGAGCCCTTAATGGAGATTGCACCCCCAACAgcaaggtggaggaggaagaggaggaagaggaggaagcagaggtcATGAAAGACTCTAATCAAGcctcagaaacaaaagaagagcCAGCGATCAAGGCAATACAAAACAGGACATCAGGGACATCCAGTGAAATCCTGCACACTTTACCCAAAGATGAGGTGGCCTTGCAGCACACAGCAAACACCAGGAggttttcttcttcctcctctccacctccatccaccccttcccctccacctccttcaACAGAGGGCCGAGGGTCTCCGGCTGATGGGGAAGAGGCAGATGAGGAGGACGGTGACACAGATGACAGCGACGAATCAGACGAGGAGCTGCGAACTTACAGCGTGCAGGAACAGAGCGGAGGGGAGGAGAGTGAGGATGAGTGTCACCCGGTGCCCATTGTGGTGAGTGACGACAGCGAAGCCCACAAACTGCGCAGCCTCCTCAAGATGCCGACCCTTCTTACAACAGAgaacctggaggaggagctcGAACGCAAGAGGAagactgtgtctttttttgacGACGTCACCGTCTATCTGTTCGATCAG GAAAGCCCAACTAAAGAGCTGGCTGAACACGGCTTCCCCTTGGGGACAGAGGGTCAGAGTTCACGGAACAAGCCCCATGAGAGAGTTAATGCCTCAGATGACTCATCTGATGGGAACATCTCAGAGGAGA GTGCAGGGTATGAGTGGGAGGATGACTTTTCCCTGCTGCCTTTACCAACATCTTCAGCGGCATCCGACTCCCCTCCCACTCGCTCCATCACCCCCAAGGCCCCGGACGCCAAACCAGCAGTGCAGTACTCCCGCTTCACAGTTTCCCCGTCCAACGTGTCCCGTTTTTCCATCACTCACATCTCTGACTCTGATATGGACTCAGCAGGAG GAAGCAGTGAGGACGGGGAAAAAGAGTAA